In Procambarus clarkii isolate CNS0578487 chromosome 13, FALCON_Pclarkii_2.0, whole genome shotgun sequence, the following are encoded in one genomic region:
- the mus201 gene encoding DNA excision repair protein ERCC-5 homolog, protein MGVKGLWKLIESTGVPVPLETLEHKILAVDVSIWLHQAVRGFRGPGGAAVANAHLLTLFHRICKLLFYRIRPVFVFDGGVPYLKKQTLASRKIRRDVAASKAQQVRERLLKNLLKSQAVRKALGRSGPGPSIAHVARPQKKEKDMFELPPIPDSENQLTSLKSEDSEDEGDYILKNLKLPNLHQFDFESNEFKSLAIETQHEILCELQDTRKQNSWSSINEMPRQSESFAEFQMGRLMKRRNFQATLDSTRDEIRKRKAAEMEAEMFGELQKHVSLSQRIISEDDAHSILVKRIKNDEKCNDAAEVLKEDKGKSPMKKRNQGFGKDFLTELAKQGVVRAYPHTDSDSDFEDTCYPLENSDKDYSSENEIGGKRSVDTEEEGFLNIVSSLMENSGLTQEEILTMIKQESSSQGQREHSSEKESGPSTSENASGFVCNPDADSASDDDEDFIEVLETSSQQFPQSKQEKDAIAEKAEADNLDKLLSTKSDSLWMKIIHQKLDDMVHTNAFKTSPKKAVLDSRKLISSKVNKEDNNDNGVENLKAVKISLDFDVKPLKMEDDIFADIFTEINKPLSNLKQNANKNDPARLVKPQVNIQDSVNKATNGSNVNLTKNTNKNELLLSQPGIDSAIEDRLHGSTCSLKISASEQLCTKDPKISSVCSAREMSSTKHKNLEVDKALQNKVNELVKLKIEELVNSKQKRSDLDNLSITEEQDQDDVELMSSSEESDCDEMAKNHLQLAEKPKLNTVCTTIATTTTDAMHVLSPSDSASNSNIEEVWERDKNTLNVKINCEASKASSNAQQENGINFKPVVEQQSRHTKSVLVTDGENDNRENASDQECLKKQPVVKNANTNIDHEAQERDLDSRTKCDQTLNLLNKTESENVEVVERPQKISEDELKHLEGELAAEQKTLVAQAQKSDRIASNLNEQMYGESQHLLQLFGIPYLVAPMEAEAQCAFLDSVNLTGGTITDDSDIFLFGGCKVYRNFFNQARHVEFFNTGNIKANIGLDRHKMITLALLTGSDYTEGVESVGSVTAMEILAEFPGEGIECLHNLKKWWNSAHKNVTSMFASKVKQKLSRVMLLESFPNERVYEAYLEPEVDESREKFTWAVPNVEALRTFTMEKFGWNLAKADEILLPVLKKLGVKTSQMRIDSYFTNIKLVKEPKITSKRMQDAIAKAKGESPPSCGSSTVMNKLRKSCIRGKPEKKKRNLKDSENMLDEAADDGSAVMVDSLPATDKPTSSKPSKTLLMDPSESSSNIIESSEPKRKRKKKSENSKEKVMPTSSASDNDNQPPRKLTKEIMYKALLEKETISQRESDKMKMQEKKLAAAQLLKKQRGSGKAFKR, encoded by the coding sequence ATGGGTGTAAAGGGCTTGTGGAAGTTGATAGAAAGTACTGGAGTGCCAGTACCTCTTGAAACCTTGGAACATAAAATTTTAGCTGTTGATGTATCCATTTGGCTTCATCAGGCTGTAAGAGGCtttagaggaccaggaggagctgCTGTTGCAAATGCACATCTCCTGACTCTGTTTCATCGAATTTGTAAACTACTCTTTTATCGTATAAgacctgtgtttgtgtttgatggtggtgttCCCTATCTGAAGAAGCAGACCCTAGCCTCACGAAAAATAAGGCGGGATGTAGCTGCAAGTAAAGctcagcaagtgcgagaacggcttCTTAAAAATCTCCTGAAAAGTCAAGCAGTCCGAAAAGCTTTGGGGAGGTCGGGGCCTGGTCCAAGTATTGCCCATGTAGCGAGACCTCAGAAAAAAGAAAAAGATATGTTTGAACTCCCACCAATTCCTGATTCTGAAAATCAATTGACTTCTCTGAAGTCTGAAGATTCTGAAGATGAAGGTGATTACATTTTAAAAAATCTGAAATTGCCAAACCTCCATCAGTTTGATTTTGAAAGTAATGAATTTAAATCTCTAGCAATAGAAACCCAGCATGAAATCCTTTGTGAACTTCAGGACACACGTAAGCAGAATTCTTGGAGCAGCATTAATGAAATGCCTCGGCAATCTGAAAGCTTTGCTGAATTCCAAATGGGTAGACTTATGAAAAGACGCAACTTTCAGGCTACATTAGATTCAACGCGGGATGAAATAAGGAAAAGAAAAGCTGCTGAAATGGAGGCCGAGATGTTCGGAGAGTTGCAGAAACATGTTAGTCTTTCCCAGCGAATCATTTCTGAAGATGATGCTCATTCCATTCTTGTGAAGAGGATAAAGAATGATGAAAAATGTAATGATGCTGCTGAAGTGTTGAAAGAAGACAAGGGTAAGTCTCCTATGAAAAAAAGAAACCAAGGTTTTGGAAAAGATTTTTTGACTGAGTTAGCCAAACAGGGAGTTGTCAGGGCCTACCCTCATACTGATTCTGATTCTGATTTTGAAGATACATGTTATCCATTAGAAAATTCAGACAAAGATTACTCAAGTGAAAACGAAATTGGAGGTAAAAGATCGGTTGACACTGAGGAGGAAGGTTTCCTCAATATTGTTAGCTCACTTATGGAGAACAGTGGCTTGACACAGGAAGAAATCCTTACCATGATAAAACAGGAGAGCAGTAGCCAAGGTCAGCGGGAGCACAGTAGTGAAAAGGAAAGTGGGCCATCGACGTCAGAAAATGCTTCAGGATTTGTTTGTAATCCTGATGCTGATTCAGCATCAGATGATGATGAGGACTTCATAGAAGTTTTGGAAACTTCATCCCAGCAGTTTCCCCAAAGCAAACAGGAAAAAGATGCAATTGCAGAAAAGGCAGAAGCAGATAATTTAGATAAGTTATTATcaacaaagagtgacagtttatGGATGAAAATCATTCACCAGAAGCTGGATGATATGGTACACACAAATGCATTTAAAACCTCCCCCAAAAAAGCCGTTTTAGACAGCCGCAAACTCATTTCTAGTAAGGTTAATAAAGAGGATAATAATGATAATGGAGTTGAAAATTTAAAAGCTGTTAAAATTTCTTTGGATTTTGATGTCAAACCTTTGAAAATGGAAGATGATATTTTTGCTGACATTTTTACTGAGATTAACAAACCACTTTCAAACCTTAAACAAAATGCAAATAAAAATGATCCTGCAAGATTAGTAAAACCTCAGGTAAATATTCAGGACTCTGTTAACAAAGCAACAAATGGAAGTAATGTAAATTTGACAAAGAATACTAACAAAAATGAGTTGTTACTTTCTCAACCAGGAATTGATTCTGCAATAGAAGACAGGTTGCATGGTAGTACTTGTTCTTTGAAGATTTCTGCCTCAGAACAACTTTGTACAAAGGATCCCAAAATTTCATCAGTTTGTTCTGCTAGAGAAATGTCCAGTACAAAACATAAAAACCTAGAAGTTGATAAGGCATTGCAGAACAAGGTAAATGAACTTGTTAAATTGAAAATTGAAGAATTGGTGAATAGTAAACAAAAGCGGTCAGATCTTGATAACTTATCCATAACGGAAGAACAAGATCAGGATGATGTAGAACTGATGAGTTCCAGTGAGGAGAGTGATTGTGATGAAATGGCTAAAAACCATCTACAGCTGGCAGaaaagccaaaattaaatacagtGTGTACAACTATAGCAACCACAACAACAGATGCCATGCATGTGTTGTCTCCTTCAGATAGTGCAAGCAACAGTAACATTGAGGAAGTATGGGAAAGGGATAAAAATACATTAAATGTTAAAATTAATTGTGAAGCAAGTAAAGCGAGCAGTAATGCACAACAGGAAAATGGAATTAACTTTAAACCTGTCGTAGAACAGCAGTCAAGACACACCAAATCAGTTCTAGTCACTGATGGGGAAAATGATAACAGAGAGAATGCTTCTGATCAAGAATGCCTTAAAAAGCAGCCTGTTGTGAAAAATGCTAACACTAACATTGATCAtgaagctcaagagagagatttggATTCAAGAACAAAGTGTGATCAAACATTGAATTTGTTAAATAAAACAGAAAGTGAGAATGTTGAGGTGGTTGAAAGACCCCAGAAGATTTCTGAGGATGAACTGAAGCACTTGGAAGGAGAACTGGCTGCAGAACAAAAAACTTTGGTGGCTCAGGCACAAAAATCAGACCGAATTGCCTCTAATCTCAACGAGCAAATGTATGGGGAGTCACAGCACCTTTTACAACTTTTTGGCATTCCCTATCTTGTAGCACCAATGGAGGCAGAAGCACAATGTGCTTTTCTTGATTCTGTGAATCTCACTGGAGGGACTATTACAGACGATTCTGATATATTTCTGTTTGGTGGGTGCAAGGTTTACAGAAATTTCTTTAATCAAGCTAGACATGTAGAATTTTTTAACACTGGCAACATTAAAGCTAACATAGGATTAGATCGGCACAAAATGATCACTTTAGCTCTTCTTACTGGGAGTGATTATACTGAAGGTGTAGAATCAGTTGGATCTGTAACAGCCATGGAAATCCTTGCTGAATTTCCTGGAGAAGGTATTGAATGTCTTCACAATCTTAAAAAATGGTGGAATTCTGCTCACAAAAATGTCACCTCAATGTTTGCTTCTAAAGTGAAGCAAAAACTGTCTCGTGTAATGCTTTTGGAATCTTTTCCAAATGAGAGAGTTTATGAAGCATATCTTGAACCAGAAGTAGATGAATCAAGAGAAAAGTTTACCTGGGCTGTCCCTAATGTAGAAGCTTTACGCACATTTACAATGGAGAAATTTGGTTGGAATCTTGCTAAGGCTGATGAGATATTATTACCAGTTTTGAAAAAATTGGGAGTGAAAACATCTCAGATGAGGATTGATTCCTACTTTACTAACATTAAGCTTGTAAAAGAACCAAAAATAACCAGCAAGCGCATGCAAGATGCAATTGCAAAGGCAAAAGGGGAGAGCCCACCCAGTTGTGGATCATCGACAGTGATGAATAAATTAAGAAAATCCTGCATAAGAGGTAAGCCAGAGAAAAAGAAGAGAAACTTAAAAGATTCTGAAAATATGTTGGATGAAGCTGCAGATGATGGCTCTGCAGTTATGGTGGACAGTTTGCCAGCAACTGACAAACCAACATCCTCAAAAccctcgaaaactttattaatggaCCCATCGGAGAGTAGCAGCAACATAATTGAGTCATCCGAACCAAAGAGAAAGCGCAAAAAGAAGTCTGAGAATTCAAAAGAGAAAGTCATGCCGACATCATCTGCAAGTGACAATGATAATCAACCACCAAGAAAGCTAACCAAGGAAATCATGTATAAGGCTCTGTTAGAAAAAGAAACCATTAGTCAAAGGGAATCTGATAAAATGAAAATGCAAGAGAAAAAGTTGGCAGCAGCTCAGCTATTAAAGAAGCAACGTGGGTCAGGCAAAGCATTTAAGAGGTGA